A DNA window from Patagioenas fasciata isolate bPatFas1 chromosome 1, bPatFas1.hap1, whole genome shotgun sequence contains the following coding sequences:
- the RIPK4 gene encoding receptor-interacting serine/threonine-protein kinase 4: MARESGSPWTMGLLKTFEESEFGSWEKIGSGGFGQVYKVRHLHWKTWLAIKCSPSLHVDEKERMELLEEARKMEMAKFRYILPVYGICKEPVGLVMEYMETGSLEKLLASEPLPWELRFRIIHETAVGMNFLHCMSPPLLHLDLKPANILLDAHYHVKISDFGLAKCNGLSHSHDISMDGLCGTIAYLPPERIKEKNRCFDTKHDVYSFSIVVWGVLTQKKPFAEENNILHIMVKVVKGHRPELPAVSKSRPHSCNNLIKLMQKCWQDDPGERPTFQEITSETEALCEKPEDETRETVTQDLDTKNSPEQQPEVMSALPQPKQEPALPSVKDYSLSELLSQLDSGISQTMEGPEDLSRSSSESKLASSDKRLSGVSSVDSAFSSRGSLSLSFERENSDIGTTDIQKRKLTEAILSGDTSKLMKILQPQDVDIVLDGNSSLLHLAVEAGQEECVKWLLLYNANPNLTNKKGSTPLHIAIEKKFKSIVELIMARKINVNAKDEDQWTALHFAAQNGDDFSTKMLLDKNASLNEVDFEGRAPIHIACQYGQENIVRILLRRGVNVNIKGKDDWVPLHYAAWQGHLPIVKLLAKQQGANVNVETVDGRTSLHLAAQRGHYRVARLLIDLESNVNIQNVLLQTALHIAAETGHTSTSRLLLKHGADIEAATAEGYTALHLASRSGHLATTKLLIDERANVLVRGPLNRTALHLAAENGHSEVVEELVSSENINISDSEGLTALHLAARGGHTKTVEVLLKHGAHADMQRPTCQTLLQLAQQSSKNSVAVLLSET; this comes from the exons ATGGCACGGGAGAGCGGTTCCCCGTGGACCATGGGATTGCTGAAAACCTTCGAGGAGAGCGAATTCGGCAGCTGGGAGAAGATCGGCTCGGGGGGGTTCGGGCAGGTGTACAAGGTGCGCCACCTCCACTGGAAGACGTGGCTCGCCATCAAGTGTTCGCCCAGCCTCCATGTGGATGAGAA GGAGCGCATGGAATTATTGGAAGAAGCTAGGAAGATGGAAATGGCAAAGTTTCGCTACATCCTCCCTGTTTATGGCATCTGTAAGGAGCCTGTTGGCTTGGTCATGGAATACATGGAAACGGGGTCTCTGGAGAAGCTTCTGGCTTCTGAACCTCTGCCCTGGGAACTGCGCTTCCGAATCATCCACGAGACAGCCGTGGGTATGAACTTCCTGCACTGCATGTCCCCTCCACtgctccacctggacctcaagcCTGCAAACATCCTACTTGATGCCCACTACCATGTCAAG atttctgaCTTTGGACTTGCAAAGTGCAATGGTTTGTCCCATTCCCATGACATCAGCATGGACGGCTTATGTGGCACAATTGCATACCTTCCTCCAGAGCGCATCAAAGAGAAAAACAGGTGTTTTGACACCAAACATGATGTGTACAG CTTTTCCATTGTGGTTTGGGGAGTTCTTACACAGAAGAAGCCTTTTGCAG AGGAAAACAACATTTTACATATTATGGTAAAAGTAGTTAAAGGCCACCGCCCAGAGCTACCTGCTGTTTCCAAATCTAGACCTCATTCATGTAATAACTTGATCAAACTGATGCAAAAATGTTGGCAAGATGATCCTGGTGAACGGCCAACATTTCAAG AAATCACTTCAGAAACAGAGGCCCTTTGTGAAAAACCAGAAGATGAAACAAGAGAGACGGTAACTCAGGACTTGGACACCAAGAATTCCCCAGAGCAGCAGCCTGag GTGATGTCTGCATTACCCCAGCCGAAACAGGAGCCTGCTCTACCATCAGTTAAGGATTACAGCCTCTCAGAGTTGTTATCCCAGCTGGATTCGGGGATTTCACAGACTATGGAAGGCCCTGAGGATCTCAGCCGCAGCTCTTCTGAGTCCAAACTTGCCTCCAGTGACAAGCGGCTTTCAGGAGTTTCATCTGTAGATTCAGCTTTTTCATCAAGAGGCTCCCTTTCACTTTCCTTTGAAAGGGAGAATTCAG ATATTGGTACTACAGACATACAGAAGAGGAAGCTAACAGAGGCCATTTTATCTGGAGATACCAGCAAGCTAATGAAGATCCTTCAGCCTCAAGATGTTGATATTGTTTTAGATGGGAACTCCAGTCTTTTGCACTTGGCTGTTGAAGCTGGTCAAGAAGAATGTGTCAAATGGCTTCTCCTGTacaatgctaaccctaacctcacCAACAAGAAAGGATCCACCCCTCTTCATATAGCCATTGAGAAGAAATTTAAAAGCATTGTGGAGCTGATAATGGCTAGGAAAATCAATGTTAATGCCAAAGATGAGGATCAGTGGACTGCTCTTCACTTTGCTGCCCAAAACGGGGATGATTTCAGCACCAAAATGCTCCTTGATAAGAATGCATCCTTAAATGAGGTAGATTTTGAAGGCAGAGCTCCCATCCACATAGCCTGTCAGTATGGCCAAGAGAATATTGTGCGGATCTTGCTGAGAAGAGGCGTTAATGTGAACATCAAAGGAAAGGATGACTGGGTGCCACTGCACTATGCTGCCTGGCAAGGTCATCTCCCCATTGTAAAGCTTCTGGCCAAACAACAGGGTGCCAATGTGAATGTGGAGACCGTGGATGGAAGGACCTCGCTACACTTGGCTGCTCAACGAGGACATTACCGTGTTGCTCGCCTTCTTATAGACCTGGAGTCCAATGTCAACATCCAGAACGTGCTCTTGCAGACTGCTCTCCACATAGCTGCTGAAACTGGCCACACAAGCACGTCGAGGCTGCTCCTTAAACATGGTGCAGACATTGAGGCAGCAACAGCAGAAGGATACACTGCTCTGCACTTGGCATCTCGCAGTGGCCATTTAGCAACCACAAAGTTGCTGATAGATGAAAGGGCCAATGTTCTAGTCAGAGGCCCTTTAAATAGGACAGCGTTACATCTTGCTGCAGAAAACGGGCACTCAGAAGTAGTAGAAGAACTTGTCAGTTCAGAAAATATCAATATTTCTGACAGCGAAGGGTTGACAGCTCTTCATCTGGCTGCACGAGGAGGGCACACAAAAACAGTTGAGGTTCTTCTGAAGCATGGGGCACACGCTGACATGCAAAGGCCCACATGTCAGACCCTGCTACAGCTCGCTCAGCAGAGCAGTAAGAACTCGGTTG